One genomic segment of Kiritimatiella glycovorans includes these proteins:
- a CDS encoding sulfatase, translating into MTKLWKTILFLMLVGAPRIPAEVSERPNILWIFSDDHAVQAIGAYGGRFENEHLTPNLDRIAGEGMVFDRACVANSICAPSRATLLTGKHSHLNGKRTNRGPFDHDQPQFQKILRRSGYQTAMVGKIHLPGAMQGFDYWEVLPGQGRYNDPVFITEDGKTTYKGHSTDIITDRALRWLEEARKPEEPFMLMVHFKAPHRTWIPAERFRRQFRGRTFPEPPTLFDDYRGRGTAAHEQDMSIRETMRLKQDLKVGLWPERTEGYEEASPAGDDLVRWKYQAYMRDYLACIAGVDENIGRLLAGLEEHGLDENTVVMYSSDQGFYLGEHGWFDKRFMYEESFRTPLLARWPGVIRPGSRNDDLVQNIDFAETFLEIAGAPVPDDMQGRSLVPLLKGRTPADWRDSLYYHYYEYPGVHAVRRHEGVATERYKLIRFYGKDVPGGEEWELYDLKNDPQEMNSVYGNPEMAGVVRGLKTELRALKDRYEVSK; encoded by the coding sequence ATGACGAAATTATGGAAGACGATACTGTTTCTGATGCTGGTTGGCGCGCCGCGCATTCCTGCGGAAGTCTCGGAGCGGCCGAACATCCTGTGGATCTTTTCGGACGATCACGCCGTACAGGCGATCGGCGCCTACGGCGGGCGCTTTGAAAATGAGCACCTCACCCCGAACCTCGACCGGATCGCAGGGGAGGGAATGGTCTTCGACCGCGCCTGCGTGGCGAATTCGATCTGCGCGCCGAGCCGCGCGACGCTCCTCACGGGCAAACACAGCCATCTGAACGGCAAGCGGACGAATCGGGGCCCGTTCGATCACGATCAGCCGCAGTTTCAGAAGATCCTGCGCCGGTCGGGCTACCAGACCGCGATGGTCGGAAAGATCCACCTCCCGGGCGCCATGCAGGGCTTTGACTACTGGGAAGTACTTCCGGGACAGGGCCGATACAACGATCCCGTCTTTATTACGGAAGACGGCAAGACCACGTATAAGGGCCACTCGACGGACATCATTACCGACCGCGCGCTGCGATGGCTTGAGGAGGCACGCAAGCCGGAGGAGCCCTTTATGCTGATGGTTCATTTCAAGGCGCCGCACCGGACCTGGATCCCGGCGGAGCGCTTCCGCCGGCAATTTCGCGGCCGCACCTTCCCGGAGCCCCCGACGCTGTTCGACGACTACCGCGGCCGCGGCACCGCCGCCCATGAACAGGATATGAGCATCCGCGAAACGATGCGGCTGAAACAGGATTTGAAGGTGGGCTTGTGGCCGGAACGGACGGAAGGGTACGAGGAGGCTTCACCGGCGGGAGACGACCTCGTGCGTTGGAAGTACCAAGCCTATATGCGCGATTATCTCGCCTGCATCGCCGGCGTCGATGAAAATATCGGGCGTCTGCTTGCCGGACTCGAGGAGCACGGGCTCGATGAGAACACCGTCGTCATGTACTCGTCGGACCAGGGCTTCTACCTGGGAGAGCACGGATGGTTCGACAAGCGGTTCATGTACGAGGAATCGTTCCGCACGCCGTTGCTCGCGCGATGGCCCGGCGTCATCCGCCCCGGATCAAGGAACGATGATCTCGTGCAGAACATCGACTTTGCGGAGACCTTCCTCGAGATCGCCGGCGCGCCGGTTCCGGACGATATGCAGGGCCGCAGTCTCGTGCCGCTGCTGAAAGGCCGGACGCCCGCGGACTGGCGCGATTCGCTCTACTACCACTATTACGAATATCCCGGTGTCCATGCCGTCCGGCGGCACGAAGGCGTGGCCACCGAACGCTACAAACTGATCCGTTTCTACGGAAAAGATGTGCCGGGCGGCGAAGAGTGGGAACTGTACGACCTGAAAAACGATCCGCAGGAGATGAACAGTGTCTACGGCAACCCGGAGATGGCCGGGGTGGTACGCGGATTGAAGACCGAGTTGCGTGCACTTAAGGATCGCTACGAGGTGTCCAAATGA
- a CDS encoding endonuclease III domain-containing protein yields MLDEAFPEVGLPLDFRDPYSLLIATVLSAQCTDTRVNKVMPGVLCEASTPAQMVRLGEDRIRELIRTCGLANRKARSIHRLSQTLLKRHGGEVPRTFEALEALPGIGHKSASVVMAMAFGEPAFPVDTHIHRLAQRWGLTDGRSVEQTEKDLKNLFPREEWLRRHLQLIYYGRAYCSARGCDGRTCPICRSCFPGRKKPFRARKA; encoded by the coding sequence ATGCTCGACGAGGCGTTTCCCGAGGTCGGCCTGCCGCTCGATTTCCGCGATCCCTATTCACTGCTGATCGCCACGGTACTCTCCGCGCAATGCACCGACACCCGCGTCAACAAGGTCATGCCCGGCGTGCTCTGCGAGGCCTCGACCCCGGCGCAGATGGTCCGGCTGGGCGAAGACCGCATTCGCGAACTGATCCGCACCTGCGGGCTGGCCAACCGCAAGGCCCGCTCTATCCACCGCCTCTCGCAGACGCTGCTGAAGCGTCACGGGGGAGAGGTCCCGCGCACGTTCGAGGCGCTGGAGGCCCTGCCCGGAATCGGCCACAAAAGCGCCTCAGTCGTCATGGCCATGGCTTTCGGCGAACCGGCGTTCCCGGTGGACACCCACATTCACCGCCTCGCCCAGCGCTGGGGACTGACCGACGGCCGCAGCGTGGAGCAGACGGAAAAGGATCTCAAGAATCTCTTCCCGCGAGAAGAGTGGCTCAGGCGTCACCTGCAGCTCATTTATTACGGCCGGGCGTACTGCAGCGCGCGCGGCTGTGATGGACGTACCTGCCCCATATGCCGCAGCTGTTTCCCGGGGAGAAAGAAGCCGTTCCGGGCGCGCAAAGCCTGA
- a CDS encoding class I SAM-dependent methyltransferase, which translates to MRKSELNETLPYLYEASVQGVDNDLDFAGRIYRRRHGRRPKRIREDFCGSALLASTWVRRRPANRAWGVDLHRPTLDWSRRHHVERLSRPEADRLELIEGDVRTARIPPVQVTFALNFSFCIFYTRDELREYFAAAREGLEDGGVLILDLYGGTEAVKEKEEPRAVDGFTTPEGVRVPPFTYVWDQDFYDVITHRCRNYIHFRIPGVGTIRRAHHYDWRLWTIPEVRELLAEAGFRSSEAYLHGWTDDGESDEVWRRRTSYENAEAWIAYLAGWR; encoded by the coding sequence ATGCGCAAATCCGAACTGAACGAAACGCTGCCCTACCTGTACGAGGCCTCGGTACAGGGGGTCGACAACGACCTGGACTTCGCCGGCCGGATCTACCGTCGGCGTCACGGACGACGGCCCAAACGGATTCGCGAGGACTTCTGCGGGTCGGCGCTGCTGGCGTCGACCTGGGTGCGCCGCCGTCCCGCGAACCGGGCGTGGGGGGTCGACCTTCACCGCCCCACGCTGGACTGGTCGCGGCGCCACCACGTCGAGCGGCTGTCGCGTCCGGAAGCCGATCGGCTGGAGCTGATCGAAGGCGATGTGCGGACGGCGCGGATCCCGCCGGTGCAGGTTACCTTCGCGCTCAATTTCTCGTTCTGCATCTTCTACACGCGTGACGAACTGCGCGAATACTTTGCCGCCGCCCGGGAGGGGCTCGAGGACGGCGGGGTCCTGATTCTGGACCTCTACGGCGGCACGGAGGCCGTTAAAGAGAAGGAGGAACCCCGCGCAGTGGACGGGTTCACCACCCCGGAGGGCGTCCGGGTTCCCCCGTTCACCTACGTCTGGGACCAGGATTTCTACGACGTGATCACGCACCGGTGCCGGAACTACATTCACTTCCGCATCCCCGGCGTGGGTACGATCCGGCGCGCGCACCATTACGACTGGCGCCTCTGGACCATCCCGGAGGTTCGCGAGCTGCTCGCCGAGGCGGGGTTCCGGTCGAGCGAAGCCTACCTGCACGGCTGGACCGACGACGGCGAATCGGACGAGGTGTGGCGCCGGCGCACGAGCTATGAGAACGCGGAGGCCTGGATCGCCTACCTTGCGGGGTGGCGGTGA
- a CDS encoding PIN domain-containing protein, with product MNVVPDTHVLVSGLLSPCGPCGDIVRLVLDGALVLSVDARILTEYEDVLKRPRFRIDPRHTDALLHDLIESSLPYSAPPLQTTLPDEGDRPFPEVAACSGSLLITGNLKHYPPARRCGVHVLNPRQFLEHHPSPEDERT from the coding sequence GTGAACGTCGTCCCTGATACCCATGTGCTGGTCTCGGGTCTGCTCTCACCTTGTGGGCCATGCGGCGATATCGTGCGGCTCGTTCTGGACGGAGCATTGGTGCTGTCGGTCGACGCCCGCATCCTGACTGAATATGAGGACGTATTGAAAAGACCGCGATTCAGAATCGACCCGCGACATACGGACGCTCTGTTGCATGACCTCATAGAATCCTCCCTGCCGTACAGTGCTCCCCCGCTGCAGACCACCCTTCCTGACGAGGGCGACCGCCCCTTTCCGGAAGTCGCCGCCTGCTCCGGCTCCCTGCTGATCACCGGGAATCTCAAACACTATCCCCCGGCCCGGCGCTGCGGCGTACACGTGCTGAACCCGAGACAATTTCTCGAACACCATCCATCGCCTGAAGACGAACGAACTTGA
- a CDS encoding bactofilin family protein — protein sequence MTRPTAYEKPFSRSWSRLTALVLAWACTSIAAEAADFRAEEEFRLGPGDVLREETWMSAQRMELRGTAQEDIFLAAAEDITLPGSFDSDVWAAAVTVEAGGVFRDDLRAAARNLISVRGTIGGNALFTGQTIAFEPETEIGGDLFCAGTHVIVKGGTFASARVMAREITLDGDFDGDVRLSGTEIRVRPGTHIRGDLVYSSPRRLRLDERVRIDGELRRAEMRAAADRPWHATLFNRLFFCLAALIVAFPFMRLFPGYAHTSAALFRQHPWRCGLTGTAAMLLLPVVIFFLLISLIGTPLGVVLLGFSAGLAYLGRVVVALVIGSLLLRTNRRAGGGDFATAALGLLALYLLTALPAFAGPLWIAVTAFGFGALLLGLSRRHPPPPPPAHMDDESGQGSR from the coding sequence ATGACACGACCGACAGCGTATGAGAAGCCCTTCTCCCGTTCGTGGTCCCGGTTGACCGCCCTTGTGCTGGCATGGGCATGCACGTCTATCGCGGCGGAAGCGGCGGATTTCCGGGCTGAGGAAGAGTTCCGTCTGGGACCCGGCGACGTACTCCGCGAAGAGACCTGGATGAGCGCGCAGCGCATGGAGCTGCGCGGCACGGCGCAGGAGGATATCTTCCTCGCCGCCGCGGAGGACATCACGCTTCCGGGGTCATTCGATTCCGACGTATGGGCGGCGGCCGTGACGGTGGAGGCGGGCGGCGTGTTCCGGGACGATCTCCGGGCCGCGGCGCGCAATCTCATCTCCGTGCGGGGAACCATCGGCGGCAACGCGCTGTTCACGGGACAGACGATCGCGTTTGAACCGGAGACGGAAATCGGCGGCGATCTCTTCTGCGCAGGTACCCATGTGATCGTCAAGGGCGGCACCTTTGCTTCCGCACGAGTCATGGCCCGTGAGATCACCCTGGACGGCGATTTCGACGGCGACGTGCGGCTGAGCGGCACGGAAATCCGGGTCCGTCCGGGAACGCACATCCGCGGCGATCTCGTATACTCCTCTCCCCGCCGGCTCCGGCTGGACGAACGCGTCCGCATCGACGGCGAACTGCGCCGGGCCGAAATGCGGGCGGCCGCGGACCGCCCCTGGCACGCCACGCTCTTCAACCGCCTCTTCTTCTGCCTCGCCGCCCTGATCGTCGCCTTTCCCTTCATGCGCCTGTTTCCGGGTTATGCCCACACGTCCGCGGCCCTGTTCCGCCAGCATCCCTGGCGATGCGGTCTGACCGGGACCGCCGCCATGCTCCTGCTCCCGGTGGTCATTTTCTTTCTCCTGATCAGCCTGATCGGCACTCCGCTGGGCGTGGTACTGCTGGGCTTCTCCGCAGGGCTGGCCTACCTCGGACGCGTCGTCGTCGCCCTCGTGATCGGCAGCCTGCTGCTGAGAACGAACCGCCGCGCCGGCGGCGGCGACTTCGCCACCGCCGCGCTGGGACTGCTGGCGCTCTACCTGCTCACCGCCCTGCCCGCCTTCGCCGGCCCGCTCTGGATCGCCGTAACCGCGTTCGGCTTCGGCGCCCTGCTGCTCGGTCTCAGCCGCCGCCACCCCCCTCCCCCTCCGCCGGCGCATATGGACGATGAGTCCGGACAAGGATCACGATGA
- a CDS encoding SDR family oxidoreductase, translating to MDLTGQRALVTGGAKRIGRGIAEALAGAGAEVAVQYRHSADEAAAFCEAWRVRGVKAVALQADFSDGRAGDLLERAAGELGGLDLLINNASVFPRGGFPGLGAEQLERVFRPNAYAPLELMQGYAARFGTGSIINLLDRRVRAHDTTCVAYALTKKTLEEATALAALAFAPDVRVNAVAPGPVLAPSSGGAEPGGATPLRRRPEIADIADAVLYLAGARAVTGQTLFVDGGQHLLGNGV from the coding sequence GTGGATTTAACGGGACAGCGGGCGCTGGTTACCGGCGGCGCGAAGCGCATCGGGCGCGGGATCGCGGAGGCTCTGGCCGGGGCCGGGGCGGAGGTCGCCGTTCAGTACCGGCATTCCGCGGACGAGGCGGCGGCGTTCTGCGAGGCGTGGCGCGTACGGGGGGTGAAGGCGGTCGCGCTGCAGGCGGATTTCAGCGACGGGCGGGCCGGCGATCTGCTCGAGCGCGCGGCCGGCGAGCTCGGCGGCCTGGATCTGCTGATCAACAATGCCTCGGTCTTTCCGCGCGGAGGGTTTCCCGGTCTGGGCGCGGAACAGCTCGAGCGCGTCTTCCGCCCCAATGCGTATGCTCCTCTGGAACTGATGCAGGGGTACGCGGCCCGCTTTGGAACGGGGAGCATCATCAATCTGCTCGACCGGCGCGTCCGCGCCCACGACACGACCTGCGTCGCGTATGCCCTGACGAAAAAGACGCTGGAGGAGGCCACGGCGCTCGCGGCGCTGGCCTTCGCGCCGGACGTGAGGGTCAATGCCGTGGCGCCGGGGCCGGTGCTCGCCCCGTCGTCCGGCGGGGCGGAGCCGGGGGGCGCGACCCCGCTGAGACGTCGTCCTGAGATCGCGGACATAGCGGACGCAGTGTTGTATCTGGCCGGGGCGAGGGCCGTGACCGGCCAGACCCTTTTCGTCGACGGCGGTCAGCATCTGCTGGGAAACGGAGTGTGA
- the folB gene encoding dihydroneopterin aldolase, protein MDRIVIRNLRLRCIIGIYPEERTHRQDVVFTISLEADLREAGATDRMEDTVNYRTLKKKIVEEVEASSFNLIERLARHVADLCLEDERVRRVTVSLDKPGALRFADSVAVEITREQGGAE, encoded by the coding sequence ATGGACCGGATCGTGATTCGGAATCTGAGGCTGCGCTGCATCATCGGCATCTATCCCGAGGAGCGCACCCACAGGCAGGATGTGGTCTTCACCATAAGCCTGGAGGCGGATCTCCGCGAGGCGGGGGCGACCGACCGCATGGAAGACACCGTCAATTATCGGACGCTCAAGAAGAAGATCGTCGAGGAAGTGGAAGCGAGCAGCTTCAACCTGATCGAACGACTCGCCCGGCACGTGGCCGATCTCTGTCTCGAGGACGAACGCGTCCGGCGTGTGACGGTATCGCTCGACAAACCCGGAGCCCTCCGCTTCGCGGACAGCGTCGCCGTCGAGATCACGCGGGAACAGGGCGGGGCTGAATAA
- a CDS encoding host attachment protein, translating into MSYYFVVVADGSRARFFELQSTDMPELESGPTLVEQTSISNPETGKSEGEVFADTRSGSNRVSSAANPHAYDDHRERHMEEFERRFAREVGKEAVSRAGKLDTRCLVLVADPRMLHYLQGEVSSFKNGKRDLVEYARDLTKLAPDEIHRHLAKDGLIPEKKRPRGGPSNVPPGRW; encoded by the coding sequence ATGAGCTACTATTTTGTTGTCGTCGCGGATGGGTCACGAGCCCGTTTTTTTGAACTGCAGTCCACCGACATGCCGGAGCTGGAATCCGGACCTACGCTCGTCGAACAGACCTCGATCTCCAACCCTGAAACCGGGAAATCCGAGGGCGAGGTGTTTGCCGACACCCGGTCCGGAAGCAACCGCGTAAGCTCCGCGGCCAATCCTCATGCTTACGACGACCACCGGGAGCGTCACATGGAGGAGTTCGAGCGCCGTTTTGCGCGGGAGGTGGGGAAAGAGGCCGTCTCCCGGGCCGGGAAGCTGGACACCCGCTGCCTCGTGCTGGTGGCTGACCCGCGGATGCTGCATTACCTTCAGGGCGAAGTGTCATCCTTCAAAAACGGGAAGCGCGATCTGGTCGAATACGCGCGGGATCTGACCAAACTCGCGCCCGACGAGATTCATCGTCACCTCGCGAAAGATGGGCTGATCCCGGAAAAGAAACGCCCCCGCGGCGGGCCGTCCAATGTCCCGCCCGGTCGGTGGTAG
- the ileS gene encoding isoleucine--tRNA ligase, with protein MFEPVSSKVDFPSLEESVLAYWDERDIFRRSLQNRRGAGEFVFYDGPPFATGLPHYGHLLAGTIKDIVPRYQTMRGRYVERRFGWDCHGLPIEALAQEALELAGAAGIREKGIDVFNEQCRSMVLRYVGEWERTVRRLGRWVDFERDYKTMDRSFMETIWWVFRQLWDQGRIYRAHRIMPYSWKLNTPLSNFEAGRNYQDVQDPAITVRVRLHGGGELEGAWALLWTTTPWTLPGNLAVCAGPEIEYALVRDAETHDRYLLAVSRIEAYYPEGEGYEILGRRSGRELEGLTYEPLFDYFADHPGAFRVLTDEFVTTGEGTGLVHMAPAYGEDDYRICRKAGIDLVDPLDADCRFTAEVPEYEGEFCKDADKEIIRALRHAGKLVHRSTIQHSYPFCERTDTPLIYRAIEAWYVRVEDLRDRMIAHNETVHWMPGYVGGKRFANWLAEARDWNISRNRFWGSCIPVWIAEDGDTICVGSVEELESLSGQKVEDLHKHVLDEITLERDGKVYRRTPEVLDCWFESGSMPYAQCHYPFEERERFEHNFPADFIAEGLDQTRGWFYTLTVLSTALFDRPAFRNVVVNGLVLAEDGRKMSKRLKNYPDPKHIFDTYGADALRLYMIHSPVVKAESLRFSEEGVKHVLRHFLIPWWNAYSFFVTYANIDGWTPAQASRERNNLMDRWVRSAQARLMQDVTAAMDDYDLQRAVRPFVHFIEDLTNWYIRRSRRRFWKSADDADKKEAYAALYDVLLDLCRIAAPFVPFISEAIYRNLRTEDRPESVHLCDFPTAEHLARDEQLEARMEAVMKAVGMGRLLRSEYQVKTRQPLRRLHVVSEDAALLERMAALESIIADELNVHEVRFASDSSELARMRVKPNFKKLGPELGPKMKAAAAAIGELSAEDARRLNEGGEVGIELDGEERMLDADDVEIELIPREGLAVSAEGPLLVALDTTLDDELVREGLAREFVHKIQFMRKELDLDVVQRIAVAYRADDDVETAVREHLDYILEETLALECEPVEHRTDDMTDWDLNGHECAVAVKTVVPTPGVDSP; from the coding sequence GTGTTCGAACCCGTTTCAAGTAAAGTCGATTTTCCGTCGCTGGAAGAGTCGGTGCTCGCGTATTGGGATGAGCGGGACATCTTCCGGCGCTCGCTGCAGAACCGCCGCGGTGCCGGGGAGTTCGTCTTCTATGACGGACCGCCGTTCGCCACGGGGCTGCCGCACTACGGCCACTTACTGGCCGGCACCATCAAGGACATCGTGCCGCGTTACCAGACGATGCGCGGTCGTTACGTCGAGCGGCGTTTCGGGTGGGACTGTCACGGTCTGCCGATCGAGGCGCTCGCCCAGGAGGCGCTGGAACTGGCCGGTGCGGCGGGTATCCGCGAAAAGGGGATCGATGTCTTCAACGAGCAGTGCCGTTCGATGGTGCTGCGTTACGTCGGGGAGTGGGAGCGGACCGTCAGGCGACTCGGGCGGTGGGTCGATTTCGAGCGCGATTACAAGACCATGGACCGTTCGTTCATGGAGACGATCTGGTGGGTCTTCCGGCAGCTCTGGGATCAGGGCCGGATCTACCGCGCACACCGGATCATGCCCTACAGCTGGAAGCTGAACACGCCCCTGTCCAATTTCGAGGCCGGCCGCAACTACCAGGACGTTCAGGACCCCGCGATTACCGTCCGCGTGCGGCTTCACGGCGGCGGTGAACTGGAGGGGGCCTGGGCGCTGCTGTGGACGACGACCCCGTGGACGCTGCCCGGGAATCTGGCGGTGTGTGCCGGGCCGGAGATCGAATACGCGCTGGTGCGTGATGCGGAAACCCATGACCGCTATCTTCTGGCCGTCTCGCGGATCGAGGCCTACTACCCGGAGGGCGAAGGCTACGAGATCCTGGGGCGGAGGTCCGGCCGTGAGCTGGAGGGGCTGACCTACGAGCCGCTGTTCGACTATTTCGCGGACCATCCCGGTGCGTTCCGCGTGCTGACCGACGAGTTCGTCACGACGGGGGAGGGCACCGGCCTCGTGCATATGGCCCCGGCCTACGGGGAGGACGACTACCGGATCTGCCGCAAAGCGGGGATCGATCTGGTCGATCCGCTGGACGCCGACTGTCGCTTTACCGCGGAGGTTCCGGAATACGAGGGCGAGTTCTGCAAGGACGCCGACAAGGAGATTATCCGCGCGCTGCGTCATGCCGGGAAACTCGTCCACCGCAGCACCATCCAGCACAGCTATCCCTTCTGCGAGCGCACCGACACGCCGCTGATCTACCGCGCGATCGAGGCCTGGTACGTGCGCGTGGAGGACCTGCGCGACCGGATGATCGCGCACAACGAAACGGTGCACTGGATGCCCGGATATGTGGGCGGGAAGCGCTTCGCCAACTGGCTCGCCGAAGCGCGCGACTGGAACATCAGCCGCAACCGCTTCTGGGGGTCCTGTATTCCCGTGTGGATCGCCGAAGACGGTGACACGATCTGCGTGGGCTCGGTCGAGGAACTCGAATCCCTCTCCGGGCAGAAGGTCGAAGACCTCCACAAACATGTGCTCGACGAAATCACCCTTGAACGCGACGGCAAAGTCTACCGCCGCACGCCCGAAGTCCTCGACTGCTGGTTCGAGAGCGGATCGATGCCCTACGCGCAGTGCCACTATCCCTTCGAAGAGCGTGAGCGGTTCGAGCACAATTTCCCCGCCGACTTCATCGCCGAAGGGCTGGACCAGACCCGCGGCTGGTTCTACACGCTGACCGTCCTCTCCACCGCGCTCTTCGACCGCCCGGCCTTCCGCAACGTCGTCGTCAACGGACTCGTCCTCGCCGAGGACGGGCGCAAGATGAGCAAGCGGCTCAAGAACTATCCCGACCCGAAACATATTTTCGACACCTACGGGGCCGATGCGCTGCGCCTCTATATGATCCATTCCCCGGTGGTCAAGGCCGAGTCCCTGCGCTTTTCCGAGGAAGGCGTGAAACACGTTCTGCGCCATTTCCTCATACCCTGGTGGAACGCCTACAGTTTCTTCGTCACCTACGCCAATATCGACGGATGGACGCCGGCGCAGGCTTCGAGGGAGCGAAACAACCTGATGGACCGCTGGGTGCGCAGCGCGCAGGCCCGGCTCATGCAGGACGTCACTGCCGCGATGGACGACTACGACCTCCAGCGGGCCGTGCGCCCCTTTGTGCATTTCATCGAGGACCTCACCAACTGGTACATCCGCCGCTCGCGCAGGCGCTTCTGGAAATCGGCCGACGACGCGGACAAGAAGGAGGCCTACGCGGCGCTCTACGATGTGCTGCTCGACCTGTGCAGGATCGCCGCTCCGTTCGTGCCCTTCATCAGCGAGGCGATCTACCGCAACCTGCGCACGGAGGATAGGCCCGAATCGGTGCATCTCTGCGATTTCCCCACCGCGGAACACCTTGCAAGGGACGAGCAGCTCGAAGCGCGCATGGAGGCGGTCATGAAGGCGGTCGGCATGGGGCGGCTGCTGAGGTCCGAGTATCAGGTCAAGACGCGGCAGCCGCTGCGTCGGCTGCATGTGGTCAGCGAGGATGCGGCACTGCTGGAGAGGATGGCCGCCCTGGAATCGATTATCGCGGATGAACTCAACGTTCATGAAGTCCGCTTCGCGTCCGACTCGAGCGAGCTGGCCCGGATGCGGGTGAAGCCCAATTTCAAAAAGCTCGGCCCGGAACTGGGACCGAAGATGAAGGCCGCGGCGGCCGCGATCGGGGAACTTTCGGCGGAGGATGCCCGGCGGCTGAATGAAGGCGGCGAGGTGGGGATCGAGCTCGACGGCGAGGAGCGCATGCTGGACGCCGACGACGTGGAGATCGAACTGATCCCCAGGGAGGGACTCGCCGTCAGCGCCGAAGGTCCGCTGCTCGTGGCGCTGGATACGACGCTCGATGACGAGCTGGTGCGGGAGGGCCTGGCGCGGGAATTCGTCCATAAAATCCAGTTCATGCGTAAGGAACTCGATCTCGACGTCGTGCAGCGCATTGCCGTGGCCTACCGTGCCGACGACGACGTCGAAACCGCCGTCCGGGAACATCTGGATTACATTCTGGAAGAGACCCTCGCCCTGGAGTGCGAGCCGGTCGAACACCGGACGGACGACATGACGGACTGGGATCTGAACGGTCACGAATGTGCCGTCGCGGTAAAAACCGTTGTCCCCACTCCCGGCGTTGACAGTCCATAG
- a CDS encoding TraR/DksA family transcriptional regulator, producing the protein MAASKKKSSGASGRKKTGKKNQPRKTTASKKKSSTSGKKSPASGKKTASSRRTSSTGSGKTSSRKKPAAKKTAAKKSAARKKTSGSKSSKKASPRKSTSKKKASSAKKSASRKTTSKKSTAARKGATSGRKATGKKTASTASSGASAGAKKTAKSPFKKRELRQFRDRLLELRDRITGEISFLSGDNLTNHRDPSLSDQGTDNFDQEFALNIVTSEQDTLFEIEEALRRIEEGTYGVCEITGEPIERERLEALPHTRYSLKAQEMLEKGRIHYRPMND; encoded by the coding sequence ATGGCAGCCAGCAAGAAGAAGAGTTCCGGCGCCTCCGGTCGCAAGAAGACCGGCAAGAAGAATCAGCCCCGGAAAACCACTGCTTCGAAAAAGAAATCCTCGACATCCGGGAAGAAATCCCCGGCGTCCGGGAAGAAAACCGCGTCTTCGCGCCGCACATCCTCCACCGGCTCCGGAAAGACCTCGTCGCGCAAAAAGCCGGCGGCGAAGAAAACCGCCGCTAAGAAATCGGCGGCCCGCAAGAAGACTTCAGGTTCAAAATCCTCGAAAAAAGCGTCGCCGCGCAAGTCGACTTCAAAGAAGAAGGCCTCGTCGGCGAAGAAAAGCGCTTCCCGGAAAACGACTTCGAAGAAGAGCACGGCGGCTCGCAAGGGCGCGACGTCCGGCCGGAAGGCTACCGGAAAAAAGACGGCGTCCACGGCCTCTTCCGGCGCGTCCGCCGGTGCGAAGAAGACCGCGAAGTCGCCGTTCAAAAAGAGGGAACTCCGCCAGTTCCGGGATCGGCTGCTGGAGCTGCGCGACCGGATTACCGGGGAAATCAGCTTTCTCTCCGGGGACAACCTGACCAATCACCGCGACCCCTCGCTGTCGGATCAGGGCACCGACAACTTCGATCAGGAATTCGCGCTGAACATCGTCACCAGCGAGCAGGACACACTCTTCGAAATCGAGGAGGCCCTGCGCCGCATCGAGGAGGGGACCTACGGGGTCTGCGAGATCACCGGCGAACCTATCGAGCGGGAGCGTCTCGAGGCCCTGCCGCACACGCGGTACAGCCTCAAGGCTCAGGAAATGCTGGAAAAGGGGCGCATTCATTATCGCCCCATGAACGACTAG
- the lspA gene encoding signal peptidase II, which produces MLNVRTMTVMLSLGSVIAALDQWTKHLVRLSLEYGDRVVVIPGLFNLVHLRNTGAAWGMLSGQNALLIVFAILILLALLFFHHTLLADTAGRSIILGLLLGGVAGNLIDRVHLGWVTDFIDLHLGGLGHWPSFNIADASICTAVGLYALVMILQARRGEPDAKAESDPEG; this is translated from the coding sequence GTGCTGAATGTCCGAACGATGACCGTGATGCTCTCCCTGGGGAGCGTGATCGCCGCTCTCGATCAGTGGACCAAGCACCTCGTCCGCCTTTCTCTGGAGTACGGCGACCGCGTGGTGGTCATTCCCGGTTTGTTCAACCTGGTGCACCTGCGCAATACCGGAGCCGCCTGGGGCATGCTCTCCGGTCAGAACGCGCTGTTGATCGTCTTCGCCATCCTCATCCTCCTGGCCCTGCTGTTTTTTCATCATACGCTGCTCGCGGACACCGCGGGGCGCTCGATCATTCTGGGGCTGCTGCTGGGCGGCGTGGCCGGAAACCTGATCGATCGCGTGCATCTGGGCTGGGTGACGGATTTCATCGACCTGCACCTCGGCGGACTGGGGCACTGGCCCTCGTTCAATATCGCCGACGCCTCGATCTGCACCGCGGTGGGCCTGTATGCCCTGGTGATGATCCTGCAGGCGAGAAGGGGCGAACCTGATGCGAAGGCGGAGTCAGATCCCGAGGGATGA